TTGTAGGTCCCGTCAGAAAAGAACCGGTAGCATTCTGTTATTTTGGTGGATGCCGTCCCGATATTCATCGTAGTATCCCGGCACCAGTACCCGTCAGTAATCTTTCGTTCTGCGGATGTGTCCGGGGTTGGGAGGGCAGTTGTTTCTGGTGTTTCTGTTGTTATTTGCGGAGTTGGCGTTACGAGGACCGTCACATATACGATTTGCGGGGTCGGTGTAACTGCGGAAGTCTGGTTTTCCCCGGTACATCCGGCAGTTACCAGGACTGCCACCAGTAATACGATAAAAAGAATATATTTCATAGTTTGTTCTTTTCTTATCAGTGATTTTATATATTTTCCGTTGGGTTGGCCCGGCTGGACAGAATAATCTTAGAAAAAACTGTGATGGGATTACTGTCCCAGCCGCTGCTGGAAATGCTTTTAACACCGTCGAAAAAAGGAAAAATTACGATAATGAGGAGAATGATGGCAAGGATTATCGCAGGGATTCCTGTCCGGGTAGCACCCGGGTCCGTGCCATCATATCAGGATTCCCTGTACTGGTTCTTACCCGGGGTGTTTTTACTTCGTGTATTTCCCCTGTTCCAGCACGCAGTCGATGAGCACGAGTGCCAGCATGGCTTCAGCCACCGGTACGATGCGGGGGACAATGCAGGGATCATGCCTGCCGCCAACAGATATCTCGCAAACATTGCCGTGGATGTCACGGGTCTGCTGGAGCTTTGCAATGGATGGTGTGGGTTTGACGGCAATTCTCACGATAATGTCCTGCCCGGATGAGATTCCGCCGAGAATCCCTCCCGCATGATTACTTGAAAATCCGTCAGCCGTCATCGGGTCGTTGTTCCCGCTGCCGAACGTTCGTGCAACAGCAAATCCGTCACCGATTTCAACACCTTTGACTGCGCCGATTCCCATCATCGCGCCGGCGATCAGGGCGTCCAGTTTCCCAAAGACCGGATCGCCAAGACCAATGGGGCAGCCGGTTGCGGTCAGCTGCACGATGCCGCCAACAGAATCCCCGGCTGCCTTTGCGTCAAGGATCTCTTGTTCCATCTCTGCTGGATCGGTTTTGCCATGCACTTCGCTGATGGTCCCCTTAACGGCAATCCCCCGGGCAGCAAGGCACTTCATTGCCACGGCAGCGGCTGCCACCCGTGCGAGTGTTTCGCGTCCTGAACTCCTGCCGCCGCCCCGGTGATCCCGGATGCCGTACTTTTCCTGGCACGTGAAATCAGCGTGGCCCGGGCGGAATTTCTCCCGGAGTTCCTCGTAGTCCTTTGACTGCTGGTTCTCGTTCCTGACCATAAGGGCTATCGGTGTGCCGGTGGTCATTCCTTCAAATACGCCGGAAAGAATCTCGATTTTATCGCTCTCCTTGCGGGGCGAGCTGAGCGGCGACGTGCCCGGGCGTCTCCGGTCAAGGAGCGGCTGGATATCGTTCTCTGCAAGTGCCAGGCCGGCCGGGCAACCGTCAATAACAACGCCGACTGCCGGGCCGTGGCTCTCTCCGAATGTTGTGATCCTGAAATTTCTGCCAAAGGTGTTCATGCTACCAGCTCCCTGATTACGCTGTCCGGGACATCGATGCCAAAGTTGAGATAGAACTGTTCACGCGCCTGGTGGATGAACAGCTCGGTGCCGAGGATGGTGTGACACCCTTTCTTCCGGGCTGCCTGGATGAGAGGAGTCACCGGAGGGGTGTAGACCAGATCGTAAATCGTCATGTTGGGCTGAACCTGATCCTCGCGAAGCGGGCTCCGGGTATCCGGTTCCATGCCCAGCGGGGTGGCATTGACCACCAGGTCCGGTTTTATGCTGTCAAAGGAATCCCAGTCGGCTGACTTGCAGCCCAACCGGTCGGCCAGCGCTTTTGCCGTTGCCGGTGTCCGGTTCAGGATGGTCACCTCCATATCGAGGTCGACCAATGCATACGCAGCAGCCGCAGCTACCCCCCCGGCCCCGAGCAGCACCGCTTTTACCCCCTTCAGGTGGACGAGGGGTTTTCTGACACCCAGCCAGTCGGTGTTATAGCCGATTGCTGTCCCGCAGGCAAAGACCACGCTGTTCACGGCACCGATCGGTTGGGCCGCGTGTTCATCCACCTCATCGACATACTCCATCACGTCCTGCTTGAACGGGATCGTTACCGAGAGTCCTTTTGCATCGGTGCACCGGGCCACCCGCATGATCTCATCGATCTCCGGGTCTTCAAACCAGGTGTAGTGGTAGTTGAGGCCATAGCGTTCGAAGAGCGCGTTGAAGAGTGCCGGGCTCTTGCTGTGGGCGCAAGGGTAACCGGCTACACCCATGACCCGGGTCTGCGGGTCACGGTCATCGCCCGTAAGCACCTGTTCCAGTTTTGTGAGTGCGGGGGGTGGAATCCGCCCTGTCCTGAAGAATTGCACAGCGGTAGTACGCTGCTCCAGCGTGGAATTCCCAAAGGCAAGGAAATGCAGCACCTTCTCTGCTGCAGCCTGAGCCGTTGTCTCGCTGGTGTCTACGCAGAAATCCGCTGATGCGTAATAATTCTGGCGGCGGCGGTCCAGGAGTTCGGCAATCTCTTCCCGGAGCGGGAGGCTGGTCAGCGGCGGGCGGGGGGATCTTGCCAGCCGCTGTTCGATGGCATCGATATCTGCGGTGAGGAGGATCATGACACTCTGCCGGCGCAGGTGCTCCATGTTCTTTGGATCGATCACGGCTCCGCCACCCGTGCTGATCACAACATTGTCGGGGGGAAGGGATGCTATCACCTCGCGTTCCATGGCCCGGAACCGTTCCTCGCCCTCCTCGTGAAAGATGGAGGGAATGGACCTGCCGGTCTTTGCCTCGACCTGTGCATCAGTATCGAGCAACGGCACGTTCAGCCGGTTGGCAAGGACTTTTCCCACTTCAGTCTTGCCCGTTCCGCGAAACCCGGTGAGTACGATCCGCTTCATGGCAGCACCCCTGCCTGTTTCAGCATGAGCCAGAACTCCGGGAATGACTTGTTCACGCACTCTGCGTTTTCTATGGTAACTCCCCCGATACCGCAGCCCAGTACGGCAAAACTCATCGCGGTGCGGTGATCGTTTGCCGGGTCTATCGTCCCGCCATGCAGGGGGGCAGGTCGTATCGTGATGCTGTCATCCGATACCTGCACGTCCCCGCCTAGCAATCGCAGCCGCTCTGCGGTACTACTGATACGGTCACTTTCCTTGAATTTTAAATGTCCGATGCCCGTGAGGGTGGTGGGCGTGCCGGCCATTGCTGCCACCATGCAGATGGTCTGAACCGTGTCGGGCGATGAGCTCATGTCGAACGTGATGCCGTTGAGTGCACCGGATTTCTCCACCGTAACCGACTTCCCGCCATAGGTTACCTTACACCCCATTGCCTCTAACGCGTCGAGGAACCTGCGGTCGCCCTGCACGGATGCGGGGGCCAGGTTCTTTACCATCACTTTCCCGCCGCAGATGGCGGCAAGGGCAAAGAAGTACGAGGCGGAGGAGTAGTCGCCCTCTACGGTATAGCGCCGGGCTTTGTAGCGGTCAGCGGTGCTGACAACGAACCGCTCGTAACCGGTCCGCTCAACCTTTGCCCCGAACGCTTCCATTACGCTGAGCGTGATGTCGAGGTACGAGGCCGATGCCGGTGGGGTCGGGATGATGACTTCGACTTCCTTTTCCGCATAGGGAGCCGCCATCAGGATTGAGGAGATGAACTGGCTGCTCATGGAGCCGTCGATCACCACCGGCCCACCAAGCAGTTTCCCGCTCACGCGGAGCGGGGGGTAACCGTCTTTTTGCAGGAATTCCACAGTCCCGCCAAGGGCCGGGAGAGCCCCGGCAAGGGGCCCGATAGGACGTTCCTGCATACGGGCGCTACCGGTCAGGGTCACCGGGAACTGGCAGAGCAGGGCAAGGTTGGTCAGCAGCCGGAGGCTGGTGCCGGAGTTGTCGAGGTCAAGGGTTGTCGGCCTGCGGTTCGGCAGGGATCCCCTGCAACCGGTGACCAGCATCCTTCCCGGCTGGTCTTCAATAACAGCGCCGAGCAACCGGAGGGCTCCTTCGGTCAGCCGGGTATCTTCCGCTTCAAGCGGTCGGAAGATGGTGGTCTTTCCTTCGGCAAGAGCTGCTGCTATGAGTGCCCGGTGGGTGTAACTCTTGGATGATGGTGCGGTTACTTCCAGGTCCACGCTGGTGACCCGTGCGGGAGTGACTATCATGATTCCACCCCGATCTTCCGGTAACAGCCGAGTTCCTTGACCCCGGTGATGGTTTTGAGTTCTTTGATTGCTTCGGCAGTCTTTGCCGACCACGTGGTATCGAGGAAGAAGACGTATTCGCCAATCTTCCGCTTGGATGGCCGGGACTCGATCCGGGTCAGGTTGATCTTCCTTTTGGCAAAGGCTTCGAGCAGGTCATGGAGCAGGCCGGACCGGTCCGCGTTGGGATCGATGAGGATGCTGCACTTTTCCGGGGTTTTGTCCGGCAGGGGGGCAGGGGAGATCCGGACAAACCGCGTGGTATTGCCGGCATTGTTCTCGGTGTTCCGGACGAGCACGGGCAGGTGGTAGAGCCCGGCCGCAATGACCGGGATGAGGGCGCCTGCGTTCGGGGTCTTTTTTGCCTCCAGCGCACTCGATGCATTGCTGCTCGTGTGGATGACCGGCACGCCCCACTTCTCAATTGCTTCGCTGCACTGCTCGTGGGTCTGGGGATGGGCGTAGATGACACGGATCTCTTCCAGCGGGACGAGCGAGGCTAAGTTGTGGTGGATGGGCATGTACATCTCTCCTGTAATGAATAGCGGGTGCCGCGAGAGACCGTCGAGCGTCTCGCCCACACTTCCCGCCTCGGAGTTCTCCATCGGGACAATGCCGTCCCCGTCGCCTCTCGCTACTGCGGCCATGATGCTGTGGATGGTGGGGAGTAAGACGATCTCTCCGGGTTTTACGAGGTTCAGTTTCAGGGCCATCTCGTGGGAGAACGTGCCTTCCGGTCCGAGCGTGAGGAGTTTCATCGGTTCACCATGCATTCGATCAGGGCATCGGTTGTCTTCTGGCCCTCCTCGCAATAGCTGCCAAGGTGGCGGCTGTTCTTCTCAAAGAATGCCCGGAACTGCTCCGGGTCTTTTGCATCCACGATCGCGGCGAGGTCTGCTGCGGAACTCCGGCAGGCTGCAAGGACTTCCGGCACATAGGGGTTCTGCTGGAGGATGTCGGCATAGAGCGCGGGGTCCTGCGAGAGGAGCCGGCCCACGAGCGAGAGCTCGATCTGGTATACGGGGCTCTCGAACTGTCCGGTCTTCATGAGGTCCACGCCAAGCCTGCGGACCGTGTCTGCCATACAGAGCGTGACAAAGTGCGTGAGGCCCTGCACCACGGCCACGATCCGGTCATGTTCTTCCGGCGTTGCAATCGTGCAGATCGCGCCCTGCGCCTCAAAGATCCCGATAAGTGCTGCCACGCGGGCTTCGTCTGCCCGGGCCGGACAGACAATGATGGTCTGGCGGCTGATGGACTTCACGGTCGGCCCGAACATCGGGTGGAGACCGATCACGTCCGCTTCAGACCTGAGCATTGCTTCCACGGGTCTCACCTTGAGCGACGTGAAATCGCAGAGGAGCTGGCCGGGCCGCATGAGCGGTGCGATTGCTTCGATGACCTTTACCGTTTCCCGGATCGGGACCGAGATGATCACGATATCGCACTGCCGTGCAATGTCGGCACCGGTGACTGTCGTCTTTCTCCCGGAGACCAGCACTTCGTACCCGACGTTTTCAAATACCCGGGCAAAGAGCCTGCCCATCCTGCCGGTACCCCCGATGATGCCTGCCTTCATGGTCACTTCTCGCGGATGGTCTCTTTTACGGCCATCCCAAAATGCCTGCCGCCTTCAAGGGCGCAGCCCATAATTTTGTCACCCGGGGCAAGGTGCACGACCGAGATCGCGCTCCCGTCCTCCTTAACAAGGCGTATCGTCTCTGCGTTCTGGAGCACGAGGCTGACCTTGGCTTTCCCGGCTGCTGCTTCCACGAGCAGGAGCGGGCGGCGTTCGATCTTGGTCCTGCCGATGACGACCGTATGTGCGGTCCCTTTCGCATCAGAGACCAGCACCTGCCCGCCAATGGAGAGATCCGAGAGGTACGCGGTCTTACCATCGGGGAGCAGGATGTAGGCATGCACAGCGCCGGCATTCACCCGGAACGGGCGCGGGGCAACGTAGGGA
The sequence above is drawn from the Methanomicrobiales archaeon HGW-Methanomicrobiales-1 genome and encodes:
- the aroC gene encoding chorismate synthase, producing the protein MNTFGRNFRITTFGESHGPAVGVVIDGCPAGLALAENDIQPLLDRRRPGTSPLSSPRKESDKIEILSGVFEGMTTGTPIALMVRNENQQSKDYEELREKFRPGHADFTCQEKYGIRDHRGGGRSSGRETLARVAAAAVAMKCLAARGIAVKGTISEVHGKTDPAEMEQEILDAKAAGDSVGGIVQLTATGCPIGLGDPVFGKLDALIAGAMMGIGAVKGVEIGDGFAVARTFGSGNNDPMTADGFSSNHAGGILGGISSGQDIIVRIAVKPTPSIAKLQQTRDIHGNVCEISVGGRHDPCIVPRIVPVAEAMLALVLIDCVLEQGKYTK
- the aroE gene encoding shikimate dehydrogenase, yielding MKRIVLTGFRGTGKTEVGKVLANRLNVPLLDTDAQVEAKTGRSIPSIFHEEGEERFRAMEREVIASLPPDNVVISTGGGAVIDPKNMEHLRRQSVMILLTADIDAIEQRLARSPRPPLTSLPLREEIAELLDRRRQNYYASADFCVDTSETTAQAAAEKVLHFLAFGNSTLEQRTTAVQFFRTGRIPPPALTKLEQVLTGDDRDPQTRVMGVAGYPCAHSKSPALFNALFERYGLNYHYTWFEDPEIDEIMRVARCTDAKGLSVTIPFKQDVMEYVDEVDEHAAQPIGAVNSVVFACGTAIGYNTDWLGVRKPLVHLKGVKAVLLGAGGVAAAAAYALVDLDMEVTILNRTPATAKALADRLGCKSADWDSFDSIKPDLVVNATPLGMEPDTRSPLREDQVQPNMTIYDLVYTPPVTPLIQAARKKGCHTILGTELFIHQAREQFYLNFGIDVPDSVIRELVA
- the aroA gene encoding 3-phosphoshikimate 1-carboxyvinyltransferase; this translates as MIVTPARVTSVDLEVTAPSSKSYTHRALIAAALAEGKTTIFRPLEAEDTRLTEGALRLLGAVIEDQPGRMLVTGCRGSLPNRRPTTLDLDNSGTSLRLLTNLALLCQFPVTLTGSARMQERPIGPLAGALPALGGTVEFLQKDGYPPLRVSGKLLGGPVVIDGSMSSQFISSILMAAPYAEKEVEVIIPTPPASASYLDITLSVMEAFGAKVERTGYERFVVSTADRYKARRYTVEGDYSSASYFFALAAICGGKVMVKNLAPASVQGDRRFLDALEAMGCKVTYGGKSVTVEKSGALNGITFDMSSSPDTVQTICMVAAMAGTPTTLTGIGHLKFKESDRISSTAERLRLLGGDVQVSDDSITIRPAPLHGGTIDPANDHRTAMSFAVLGCGIGGVTIENAECVNKSFPEFWLMLKQAGVLP
- a CDS encoding prephenate dehydratase, encoding MKLLTLGPEGTFSHEMALKLNLVKPGEIVLLPTIHSIMAAVARGDGDGIVPMENSEAGSVGETLDGLSRHPLFITGEMYMPIHHNLASLVPLEEIRVIYAHPQTHEQCSEAIEKWGVPVIHTSSNASSALEAKKTPNAGALIPVIAAGLYHLPVLVRNTENNAGNTTRFVRISPAPLPDKTPEKCSILIDPNADRSGLLHDLLEAFAKRKINLTRIESRPSKRKIGEYVFFLDTTWSAKTAEAIKELKTITGVKELGCYRKIGVES
- a CDS encoding prephenate dehydrogenase/arogenate dehydrogenase family protein; the encoded protein is MKAGIIGGTGRMGRLFARVFENVGYEVLVSGRKTTVTGADIARQCDIVIISVPIRETVKVIEAIAPLMRPGQLLCDFTSLKVRPVEAMLRSEADVIGLHPMFGPTVKSISRQTIIVCPARADEARVAALIGIFEAQGAICTIATPEEHDRIVAVVQGLTHFVTLCMADTVRRLGVDLMKTGQFESPVYQIELSLVGRLLSQDPALYADILQQNPYVPEVLAACRSSAADLAAIVDAKDPEQFRAFFEKNSRHLGSYCEEGQKTTDALIECMVNR